One part of the Pecten maximus chromosome 9, xPecMax1.1, whole genome shotgun sequence genome encodes these proteins:
- the LOC117334634 gene encoding programmed cell death protein 7-like yields the protein MQGRFQHNDNRFGAPNHVARQPHLGNEFQNAPRFGFGNREPPRFPQDQSQIFSPPAVPFSNTSPGSHPQQRAQNNVNYHNPLFNPNTPVINPHIPPPPMIDNIQFQNVSFPRPVSHIQQQAPVGFTRNASVQRTGMPSAFPRNDVPDFLKMQQSWTGNSKWIQSDEEINQEKQQSNAEVIFPPSNFPEGRMEECTQFPPYHLDDGFKNPIMFDSQNSVENHMQFTKDNREQNKPLNRTKQASQEWVNRWLEQIGKSSSEHLTKSSPVPECRTLKICEAQERVKQMVFLLAKLKQETAYLESLTYDSDEWKTHAEKAKQLQIQLRQHQEVMTDEAKLSDLQQRVSNRRKKRLRQKEVKKERYEDREKQMTEREELHKMIDNWQARIQKEESNKKQEKDLKAAADTILSEVRKKIADAVKTIDLLKGLQKLRKLRKDRLSRQGITVPIGSDTKFEEQISQQIKTMQSQKEVYLAEEKTLKVMLEVEQEETKEKERELILKIKKQKAEREERKMNIKMFGPSEAIQEDDPIFPYFQYYDQANQAFEAFLQIRRDWDMFLVPDGTPGGSRIPDGFVLPSEPSSEAWATALKDE from the exons ATGCAGGGAAGGTTTCAACACAATGACAACAGATTTGGGGCCCCAAATCATGTGGCACGACAGCCACATTTAGGAAATGAATTTCAAAATGCGCCAAGGTTTGGATTTGGAAACCGGGAACCACCAAGATTTCCACAAGATCAGTCTCAGATTTTTAGTCCTCCTGCCGTCCCATTTTCAAATACAAGTCCAGGTAGCCACCCACAACAACGCGcacaaaataatgttaattatCATAATCCACTGTTTAATCCAAATACCCCTGTGATAAACCCACAtatcccccctcccccaatgattgacaatatacaatttcaaaatgtgtCCTTTCCTCGTCCTGTCTCCCACATTCAGCAACAAGCTCCTGTCGGTTTTACTAGGAACGCTTCAGTACAACGCACTGGAATGCCTAGTGCCTTTCCAAGGAATGATGTCCCTGATTTTCTGAAAATGCAACAAAGCTGGACTGGCAATTCAAAATGGATACAGTCTGATGAAGAAATCAATCAAGAAAAACAGCAATCAAATGCAGAAGTTATTTTTCCGCCTTCAAACTTTCCCGAGGGCAGAATGGAGGAGTGCACACAGTTCCCTCCTTATCATTTGGATGACGGGTTCAAAAATCCGATTATGTTTGACTCTCAAAATTCTGTTGAAAACCATATGCAATTTACAAAGGATAATAGAGAACAAAACAAGCCACTTAACAGAACAAAACAAGCAAGTCAGGAATGGGTTAACAGATGGTTGGAACAGATAGGAAAGTCATCTTCTGAACATCTAACCAAATCATCACCAGTGCCCGAGTGTAGGACTCTGAAA ATCTGTGAAGCCCAAGAGCGAGTCAAACAGATGGTTTTCCTTTTAGCGAAATTAAAACAGGAGACAGCATATTTAGAGTCACTGACATATGACAGTGATGAATGGAAAACTCATGCAGAGAAAGCCAAACAACTTCAG ATTCAATTGAGACAGCACCAAGAGGTGATGACGGATGAAGCCAAGCTGAGTGACTTACAACAGAGAGTTTCCAACAGGAGAAAGAAAAGG CTGAGGCAGAAAGAGGTGAAGAAAGAGCGATACGAAGACCGGGAAAAACAGATGACTGAACGAGAGGAGCTACATAAGATGATTGACAACTGGCAGGCCAGAATTCAAAAGGAAGAATCAAACAAAAAGCAG GAGAAAGATCTGAAAGCTGCAGCAGACACTATTCTCAGTGAGGTCAGGAAGAAAATTGCTGATGCTGTCAAAACCATTGATCTACTGAAGGGTTTACAAAAACTCCGAAAACTCCGAAAGGACAGGTTGTCTAGACAAG GAATAACTGTACCCATTGGTAGTGACACGAAGTTTGAGGAGCAGATTTCACAGCAAATCAAGACAATGCAGTCACAGAAGGAAGTTTATCTAGCGGAAGAGAAAACCCTTAAG GTAATGTTAGAGGTGGAACAGGAGGAGACCAAAGAAAAAGAGAGGGAGCTGATTCTAAAAATAAAGAAACAGAAGGCAGAGAGGGAAGAGCGAAAGatgaatatcaaaatgtttggACCAAGTG aagCTATCCAAGAAGATGACCCTATATTTCCCTATTTCCAGTATTATGATCAAGCTAACCAGGCCTTTGAGGCTTTTCTTCAGATAAG AAGAGACTGGGACATGTTTTTGGTACCAGATGGGACTCCGGGTGGCAGTAGGATACCTGATGGATTTGTCCTACCCTCAGAACCATCTAGTGAAGCTTGGGCAACAGCTCTGAAAGATGAATAA